TGTACGACCGTGAGACGGACTCGCGGTGGCCGCAGGTGCTCGCGACGGCCATATCCGGGCCCTTCGAGGGGCAGTCGCTCACGGAGTTCCCCCTCGCGTGGACGACCTGGGGTGAGTGGAAGGCGGCCCACCCCGACACGGTCGTGCTCTCGGAGGAGACGGGCCACGTCCGCAACTACAACCGCGACCCCTACGGCGAGTACAATCCCCCACGGGGCTACTACACCAACAAGAACACCCTCTTCGCCCCACTGTCGGCGGACGACCGCTACCAGGAGAAAGCAGTCGTCGTCGGGGCACGCCCGCGGGAGGGGGCAGTCGCCTTCCGCAAGGAGTCGCTCCGGGAGCAGGGGCTCCTGACGGGCGAAGTCGGGGGGACGACCTTCCACGCCGTGTACGATCCCGCGCTCGACACGGCACACGTCTACCGCGGCGACGGAACCGACCTCTCGTACGCCGACGGGCAGGTGTCGGTCGGCGGCGAGACGGTCGCTCCCGACGCGCTCCCGCTCGGACGGGTGGTCGACTTCGACGCGATGTGGTTCGCGTGGGCGGGTTTCTACCCCGAAACCGTGGTGGTCGCGTGATGACCGGCCTCGTCGATCGCGGGCGCGCGGCCCTCTCGAAGACGCTCGTCGCCGTCCGCGGTGCCGTCGTCCGGCGCGACGCCCGAGCGATCCTCGTCGGTGTCAGCCTCCTGTATCTCGGGCTGTACCTCTACGTCCTCGGGCATCTCCGGTTCACCGGCGGCGGCGGCTTCGACTCCCTCGTCGTCTCCGACCCGCTGGCGCGGATGTTCGAGTCGCGGGGACCCCTCGCCTTCGAACCGGTCGCAGCGCTCGTGGTCGGCCCGCTCGAACTCCTCGTCGCGCCCGTGAACGTCGCCATCGGCGCGGCGCTCGCGCTCCTCGTCGGCGTGAACCTCGCGGTGTCGTTCCTGGCCTGGCGACACCCCGCCGCGTGTGGGATCGGGAGCGGCGCTCGGGGATCGGGACTCCTCGCCGGCCTCCCGGCGCTCCTCTCGGGGACGGCCTGCTGTGGGCCGGTCGTCCTCATCGCACTGGGCATCCAAGCGTCGGGCGTCATCGTCGCGTCGTTCGGCTTTCTCGTCCCCGCCGCGGCGCTCTTACTCTTGGGGAGTCTCGTCTACGTCGGTCGGCAGGTCGATCCGACGGTCGCCGAGCCACGGACCGGTTGACGACGGCCGCGCGCGATCGTGACGGCCCGCATCGACTCCGGTCGCCGGTCACACCCGCGGTCACGACCCCCGGGATTGAAGCGCTCACCCCCGGTACTGACGAGCCAGACGATGACCGCAGGGGAGCCACGCGCGGCGTTCTCGGAGGCGTACGGCCGGACACCGACGGCGGTAGCGAGTGCCCCGGGCCGGGTGAACCTCGTCGGCGGGCACACCGACTACAACGAGGGGCTCGTGCTCCCGATGGCCGTCGATCTCCGGACCGCGGTCGCCCTCGCGCCGCGGGACGACGGTCGGATCCGTCTCCGGTCGACGGAGTTCGCCGACGAGGTGGTCGTCGACGGCCTCCCCGACGATCCGATCGACGACCGGGACGACTCGTGGGCGAACTACCCGCTGGGCGTCCTCGTCGAACTCGACGCGGCGGGGCTCGCGCCGGTCGGCGACGGCCTCGACCTCCTCGTGACGGGCGACGTTCCGCAGGGTGCGGGCCTCTCCTCGTCGGCCGCCCTCGAAGTGGCGACCGCGGCGGCGGCCTACGGGCTCGACCCGGGGGTCGAAACCGGCACGGACCTCCCGAAGGGGCGTCTCGCGGAGGCGGCCTGGCGCGCCGAAACGGGCTTCGTCGGCCTCGACTGCGGCATCATGGATCAGTACGCGAGCGCGCTCTGCCGGGCGGACGAGGCGCTCTTCTTGGACTGTCGCTCGCGCGAGACCGAGCGCGTCCCGTTTCCCGACGACGACTACCGCGTGGTCGTCGTCGACACCCGCGTCGAGCACGAGCTGGCCGCGTCGGCGTACAACGACCGCGTGGCCGAGTGTCGGGAGGCGGCAGAGCGGCTGAACGACCTGCTCGGCGGCGTCGACACGTTGCGCGACGTCGACCGTGACGACTTCCTCGCACACGCCGACCACCTGTCGGCCCCGCTTCGCCGTCGCGTCCGCCACGTCGTCACGGAGAACGAGCGGGTACGGGCGGCCGCTGCCGCGCTCTCGGCGGGCGACTTCGACGCGGTCGGCGACCGGATGTACGAGTCCCACGCCAGCCTCCGCGACGACTACGAGGTGTCCTGCCGAGAACTCGACGCCGTGGTCGACGTCGCGTGGACGACCGACGGCGTCGTCGGCGCGCGGATGACCGGCGGCGGCTTCGGCGGGAGCGTCGTCGCGCTCGTCGCCGCCGACGCCGTCGACGAGTTCTCCGCGCGCGTCGACCGGGCGCTCTCCGAGGAGGCCGATGTCCACCCGCGAACGTTCGTCTGCGCGTCCGCCGAGGGCGTCCGCCTGGAGTGAGCACGAGCGCAGCGCTCAGGGGAAGACGCTCTCGGGCAGGTACGCCGTCACCGTCCAGTTGGGGGCGTCGACGACCTCGCTGATCTTCAGGTCGACCGCCGCCGAACAGAGGATGTACGCCTCGCCACGGGTGAGCCCGCGCTCGGCCTCGAGGTGGTCGATCATGTGCCGGACGGCCTTCTTCGTCGCGACCATCAGGTCGTCGGCGATCCCCGCGGTGCCGTACATCGGTTCGTCCGCGCCCGTTGGGGTGAACGGCCCCGTCGTCTCCAGTTCGGGCTGGGTGATCGACTTCTCTTTCAGCACGTCGAAGCGCGCGGTGACGAACATCGGTGCTTCGATACCCGTCACGCAGACCTCACCGTCACCCTGCGCAGCGTGGCAGTCACCCGTCGAAAAGAGCGCGCCCCCGACCTCGACGGGGAGGTAGAGCGTCGACCCCGCGGTGAGGTGTTTGATGTCGAAGTTGCCGCCGGTGTCCCTGGGTGGAAGCGTGTCGTGTTCGCCGGTCTCCGCGGGGGCGACGCCCGCGATGCCGGGGAACATGTCCAGTGGGACCTCGATGCCGTCGACGAAGTGGGCCGCGCCGTCGTCGAGATCCCAGACGTGTAGGCCCGCGTCGGCAAAGTCCTCGGGGAGGAGGCCGAGGCCCATCTCGCCGGGCATAAAGCCCGTGAAGCCCCAGCCCTTGTGCTCGAAGTCGAGGAACTCGACGGCGAGGACGTCGCCGGGTTCGGCACCCTCGACCGCGACCGGCCCCGTCAGCGGGTGGACGGGATCGAAACTCGCGGTCGCGAGGTCCTCGACGTCCGAGTCCGGGCCGACCTGCCCGTCGAGCGCGTCGCGACACTCGAAGCGAACCACCTCGCCCGGCTCGACGGTGAGAATCGGATCGAGGCTGTTGTCCCAGGCGTTGTGGATGTGCTCGTCGCCGTCGGACAGTTCGTGGTCGACCGTATAGTCGAGTGACATGCGACAGTACGCCACGCGAGGGACCGGCAAAACTGTTGGCTCGATGGGGCCCGTCCAGTCCGGTGCTCGCGTCGACAGAACCCACGACGTGCCGGTGGCGCGCGCTGTCGCGACGCCATGTCGCGCCGGCACCGCGCGAGGGATGAGCGAACGAGCGACAGAGCGAGTGAGCGAATCGGCTGGGGAGGACTGTGGCGTCAGCGCCCTGGCAACCGCGCGGGATCCGCGTCGTCGCTGTCCGTCCGCCGGTCTCCCGCGAACCGACGGCGGAGCCGAGAAATCTCAGAACACAGTCCGGTCTCAGTTCCCACGTGACGACCGCACCCTGCTGGTGGACGGGATGTCGCAGTCCCTCGAACCGCTCGATCGCGCGCGTCCGCACGTCGATGTCGAACCAGAACCCGACGTCCAGACAGACCTTCTCCGCGAGCGTCGCCACGTCTCCCGCTGGGGCTCCGTCGTTCGTTCGCTCGTAGGAGAGTCCGAGGAGCCCACACGGGGCCGCGAACCCACTCCGGGCGAGTTTCCGTGCATCCGCCACCAGCGAGTTCCAGAACGGATCGACGACGGTCCCGAACGCGTTCGGTTCGCGGTCCCCGTTGTCCCGCCGGAAGCGGAGCAGTTTCGCCTCGAGTGGAATCCGTCGGCCGGCCGCTTCGACCACGAAGTCACACCGCTGGCCGCTGTGCGGGTACGCTGCCTCGCGCTCGACCGTCCAGTCGCCCGTCTCACGGAGCGCTGTGACGAGGCGTTCGAGCTGCCGCTCCTATTCGAACGCGCCGAGGCCGGGCTGCCACCGTTCGTGTTCGGCGCGTTCGTCGACAGCCGGCACGGCCGCTGCGAGGTCACGGGCCAGATCCTCGAGCGCGTTTGCGACCGACATCTGGTGTCTCCACGGCCGCGAGCGACAAAAACGGGAGGCGGGTTCGCTTCCGAGATCTGCTCGGCGAACTCCGAAAATCGGCGCTGTTCGGGCGCGAAGAGCCGGTTCACTCCTCGTCGAACACCGCGAATCGAAGATTCGCTTGCCCGACGAAGCGACACTGCGCTTACGCTTCGTCGAACAGTTCCTCGCCTTCGACCATGTGCTCTTCGACGGCGTCCATGTCGAGGGTCACGCCGAGCCCCGGCTTCTCGGGGATCTCGATGTAGCCGTCGACGATGACGTCCTCTTCGACCAGCTCTTCCCACCAGCCCAGCTGGTAGGAGTGGTACTCCACCGCGAGGGCGTTCGGGATCGCGGTGCCGACGTGCGCGGAGGCCATCGTCGCCACGGGCGAGGAGACGTTGTGCATCGCCACCGGCACGTAGTACTGGTTGGCGACGTCGGCGATCTTCCGCGTCTCGCGCATCCCGCCCACCTTGGGCAGGTCGGGGGCGATGATGTCGACCGCCTGGTTCTCGATCAGTCGGCGCTCTTCGGTCACTCTGTAGCGGTTCTCGCCCACGGTGATCGGCGTCGTCGTCGACTTCGTGACCTCCTCTTGCACCGCGAGGTTCTCCGGCGGGACGGGGTCTTCGAGCCACCAGACGTCGTACTCCTCGAGTGCGGCGGCGAGCCGTTTGGCGCTCCCGCCCGAGAACGTCCAGTGACAGTCGAAGGCGACGTCCGCGCGGTCCTTGACGCGCTCGGTCACCGCCTCGACGATCTCGGCTTTGTGCCGGATCTCCCCGGGGCGGAGGTGGCGGTTCGCGCGATCCTTCTCCAGCCCCGAGGGGACGTCGAGATCGAACTTCAGCGCGTCGTATCCCAACTCCTCGACGACGCGCTCGGCCTCGTCCGCGCAGGCGTCGGGGTCGGCCTCGTCGGCCGTGTGGCAGTCGCAGTAGACCCGAACGTGGTCGCGGTACTTCCCGCCGAGGAGCTGGTACGCCGGCACGTCGAGGATCTTGCCCGCGAGGTCGTGCAGGGCGATCTCGATGCCCGCGATGGCGGTGACGGTGACGCCCTCGACGCTCCCCTCGCCGGACATCTTCTGGACCAGATGTTCGTACAGCCGATCGATGTCGAGGGGGTTCTCGCCGACGACGAACGGCTTCATCCGCTCGATGAGTTCCGGAACGCCCGCACCCCAGTACGCCTCGCCGGTGCCGACGACGCCCGCGTCCGTGTAGACGCGAACCAGAGTCCACGGGAAGTTCCCGTCGACCATCGTCGTCTGGACGTCCGTGATCTCGACGTCGCGGCCGCCACCGCGCTCGGCCGTGACGCCCATCGTCCCCGCGGAGAGCTCCCGCATGGTGTACTCCGCGTTCGGGTCGTGGAGTGAACCGTAGTCGATTCCCATGGTCGTGGGTTCACTCGATAGCTGGTAAATCTTTGGAGACGTAGGAGACGGCGTGTACGGTCCGGTCGGCGGCGCGTCAGGCGCTCTCGCGGTCGGCGGGGATCACGAGCGCGACGAGTTCGGTACTCGCACCCAGCCGGCGGAGGTGGTCGTCGAGCGGCATGTGTGGCGCACGGGCGGCGCGTCGGTGGAGGTACGCGACCCGGAGAAGCCGGATCGCACCGGGGACGTCCGCGGCCGATCGGACACGATAGCGGGCCTGGTCGGGACGGCCGGGGACGCCGTCAGCGAAGCCGTCGGTCAGCAACTGGTCACGAAGCGCCGGCGTCGTCGGGACGGTGAGTTCCCCACTCGTGGCGAGTCGGGCGAGGACGTGGCGCTCGACGCGGAACGTCACTCCATCGGGGGTCGGGTCGATGTCGACGCCGGCCCACCGGGAGACGCCGTGTGTGATGGGCGCGAGTGTCGGGTTCATGATCGGCGTTCCGTTCGTGGAACGAGAAGTATTGGCGCGGTGTCGGCATAAGCTTCGTCTCCCCCGACGACCATACTGTCACGGGTCCTGGACGGCTCTCAGAACGCCGCCAGCAGGTTCATCACGTAGACCGTCCGGAGCATCGAGGCCGCGTCCCCGGGTTCGAAGACGAGCTCGTCCGTCGCGCGGACGTGGTCGAGGACGGCCGTCGAGGAGTGTTTGGGGGCCGCACCGATACCGCAGTCGTTCTCCGCGGCCCACTTCATCACCCGAAGGTCGGACTTCGAGTCGCCCATCATGATCAAGAACGGGTCCTCGATGCCGAGCACCTCCAGGGCGGCCTGGACGCCGCGCGGTTTGTTGAGTTCCAGCGAGCCGATCTCGGCCGCGTCCGCGTGGTAGTAGGCGACGTCGACCCGCTCGAAGATCTCGGCCACGGCGTCGGGAACGTCTTCGAGCGTGCGGTCGACCGACTCGCCCTCGCTCACCAGGACGTTCTCGATCTCGGGATCGGTGCCGGCGAAGTACGCCCGGGCGAGTTCGGGCCCATCCGTCGACACCGCGTCCGTCGTCTCCTCGACCGCCCGGCCGAGCAGGTCGAGGAGGTAGACCATCGCGCGGTCGATGATACGCTCCGCGTCGGGGGAGCCGACGTCGAAGTTCGGTTTGAGCGTAATGTTGAACTCGTTGCCCTGCAGGTGTGTGCCCTGCGCCACCTCGGCAGGCGCTTCCGAGAGGACCCGCGAGCGGACCCGGTCGAAGACCCCGATCATCTCCGGGTCGAGTTCGTCGTACAGGAGCCGTTTCGTCTCTGAGCCGTGCCCCGGAGTGAACACCCCCGTCCCGGTCTCGTAGACGATGCTCACGTCCGTCGAGTGGACGATCTCGTTGCCGAGTCCCTGGATGAGAAACCCCTTGACGTTCTCCAGGGTCTGTCCCGTGCAGATGACGATCGGGACGCCCGCCTCGTGGAACTCCGTGAGGACGGACAGCGTCTCGCGCGGGATCTCGTTGTCCGTGCTGCCCGCCGAGCGGAGCGTCTCGTCGACGTCCAACACGAGCACGTTCACCGCACGCCCGTACTTCGAGTAGAGATCCAACCCGGTGAACGCCTGGTCGCGGTTCGCCGTGGCCGCCACCTCGGCGAGCGTCTCGCCGTCGTCGAACGCCTCCCGCACCTCGTCTTTGCGCTCGGCGAGTTCGTCCGTGGCGTCCTGCCAGTAGTCGAGCGCGACGCGGGAGTCGACCGCGGGGAAGACGTCGACGAACGTCTGGAGGTCACGGATCGCCCCCGTGTCGAAGTCCTGGTAGAGGCGGTAGAGGAGGTCGTACCGTTCCATGCGAAGGGAAGAGTCAGCGGACGGAATAAATCCGTGGGTACACTCAGCGGTTCCCGAAAGACCGGCTCAGCTTCACGTGAGGTATCGGTTCAACAGCAGCCAGCGTCGCCGCCAGAACTGTCTCGCCATCGAGACGGCCACGACGACGAGGAACAGCACGGGCCAGAGAACGTCGGGGATCGCGACGATGCCTGGCGCGCCGAGTTCGCCGGCGAGAACGACGAGCATCGACACGACCGCGATCGACCGGTAGTAGCTCATCCACGTGATCCCGTACGGGGAGACGACTTCGAGGTACAGCGTCACCGCCTCGGCGCCGTCGTCGAGAGCCACGGTCTTCCTGCCCGCGTCGTACTCGACCACCTCGTACTCGTCCAGTTTCGGGAGGTGCGTCTGGATGAGCGAGTTGTAGACGCTGTCGCGCGCGCACCGGGGCGGCGGCGACTCACCCGTCTCCTGCTCCGCGATCCGCTCGGACAGGCCTCTGACCGTCAGCTGGCCCGCGCGCGAACACAGCTCTCGGATGACTCCTCGTCGTCGTTCGTTCCGGAGCAGGTCGAAGATCTCCTCGCTGCTCACGTGCGCTCCTCCACTCCCAACGCCGATCGATGTCCCCCATCTCATACACTCTTGTTGAACAGTCAGTACCCTATACATGATCTAGCAGACGGAACGTATGCCGGTCCCAGTGG
This Salinigranum marinum DNA region includes the following protein-coding sequences:
- the galK gene encoding galactokinase, which translates into the protein MTAGEPRAAFSEAYGRTPTAVASAPGRVNLVGGHTDYNEGLVLPMAVDLRTAVALAPRDDGRIRLRSTEFADEVVVDGLPDDPIDDRDDSWANYPLGVLVELDAAGLAPVGDGLDLLVTGDVPQGAGLSSSAALEVATAAAAYGLDPGVETGTDLPKGRLAEAAWRAETGFVGLDCGIMDQYASALCRADEALFLDCRSRETERVPFPDDDYRVVVVDTRVEHELAASAYNDRVAECREAAERLNDLLGGVDTLRDVDRDDFLAHADHLSAPLRRRVRHVVTENERVRAAAAALSAGDFDAVGDRMYESHASLRDDYEVSCRELDAVVDVAWTTDGVVGARMTGGGFGGSVVALVAADAVDEFSARVDRALSEEADVHPRTFVCASAEGVRLE
- a CDS encoding acetamidase/formamidase family protein, producing MSLDYTVDHELSDGDEHIHNAWDNSLDPILTVEPGEVVRFECRDALDGQVGPDSDVEDLATASFDPVHPLTGPVAVEGAEPGDVLAVEFLDFEHKGWGFTGFMPGEMGLGLLPEDFADAGLHVWDLDDGAAHFVDGIEVPLDMFPGIAGVAPAETGEHDTLPPRDTGGNFDIKHLTAGSTLYLPVEVGGALFSTGDCHAAQGDGEVCVTGIEAPMFVTARFDVLKEKSITQPELETTGPFTPTGADEPMYGTAGIADDLMVATKKAVRHMIDHLEAERGLTRGEAYILCSAAVDLKISEVVDAPNWTVTAYLPESVFP
- a CDS encoding HAD hydrolase family protein, whose protein sequence is MERYDLLYRLYQDFDTGAIRDLQTFVDVFPAVDSRVALDYWQDATDELAERKDEVREAFDDGETLAEVAATANRDQAFTGLDLYSKYGRAVNVLVLDVDETLRSAGSTDNEIPRETLSVLTEFHEAGVPIVICTGQTLENVKGFLIQGLGNEIVHSTDVSIVYETGTGVFTPGHGSETKRLLYDELDPEMIGVFDRVRSRVLSEAPAEVAQGTHLQGNEFNITLKPNFDVGSPDAERIIDRAMVYLLDLLGRAVEETTDAVSTDGPELARAYFAGTDPEIENVLVSEGESVDRTLEDVPDAVAEIFERVDVAYYHADAAEIGSLELNKPRGVQAALEVLGIEDPFLIMMGDSKSDLRVMKWAAENDCGIGAAPKHSSTAVLDHVRATDELVFEPGDAASMLRTVYVMNLLAAF
- a CDS encoding mandelate racemase/muconate lactonizing enzyme family protein codes for the protein MGIDYGSLHDPNAEYTMRELSAGTMGVTAERGGGRDVEITDVQTTMVDGNFPWTLVRVYTDAGVVGTGEAYWGAGVPELIERMKPFVVGENPLDIDRLYEHLVQKMSGEGSVEGVTVTAIAGIEIALHDLAGKILDVPAYQLLGGKYRDHVRVYCDCHTADEADPDACADEAERVVEELGYDALKFDLDVPSGLEKDRANRHLRPGEIRHKAEIVEAVTERVKDRADVAFDCHWTFSGGSAKRLAAALEEYDVWWLEDPVPPENLAVQEEVTKSTTTPITVGENRYRVTEERRLIENQAVDIIAPDLPKVGGMRETRKIADVANQYYVPVAMHNVSSPVATMASAHVGTAIPNALAVEYHSYQLGWWEELVEEDVIVDGYIEIPEKPGLGVTLDMDAVEEHMVEGEELFDEA
- a CDS encoding luciferase family protein, with translation MNPTLAPITHGVSRWAGVDIDPTPDGVTFRVERHVLARLATSGELTVPTTPALRDQLLTDGFADGVPGRPDQARYRVRSAADVPGAIRLLRVAYLHRRAARAPHMPLDDHLRRLGASTELVALVIPADRESA
- a CDS encoding DUF3179 domain-containing protein; this encodes MSWVPGRRAFLAASGVGLAGLAGLAGCLGDADGTGGSSETDTATEAADSGSTQSATGRGSAEAASDGGDYSTDTSVLPTRDQPLPVEWSFARLRDETLSGGPPKDGIPSVDEPSFWSVSEADEFLAPGDIVFGVAGESDVKAYPQRVLVWHEITNDAIDGENVSVTYCPLTGTAMGFFRGETEFGVSGRLVNSNLVMYDRETDSRWPQVLATAISGPFEGQSLTEFPLAWTTWGEWKAAHPDTVVLSEETGHVRNYNRDPYGEYNPPRGYYTNKNTLFAPLSADDRYQEKAVVVGARPREGAVAFRKESLREQGLLTGEVGGTTFHAVYDPALDTAHVYRGDGTDLSYADGQVSVGGETVAPDALPLGRVVDFDAMWFAWAGFYPETVVVA
- a CDS encoding DUF7344 domain-containing protein, translated to MSSEEIFDLLRNERRRGVIRELCSRAGQLTVRGLSERIAEQETGESPPPRCARDSVYNSLIQTHLPKLDEYEVVEYDAGRKTVALDDGAEAVTLYLEVVSPYGITWMSYYRSIAVVSMLVVLAGELGAPGIVAIPDVLWPVLFLVVVAVSMARQFWRRRWLLLNRYLT